Part of the Sphingopyxis sp. 113P3 genome, TATAAGTTTCTTAACGGCGGACCCGGGGCGCCCGCCTATCTGTTTGCCGCGGCGCGGCATCAGGCGGCGACACCCGTGCTTTCGGGCTGGTTCGGCCATGCACGGCCCTTCGCGTTCGAGGAGGTTTACGAGCCCGCGCCGGGCATCGAGCGATTTCTCTGCGGCACGCCGCCGGTGCTGGGGCTCGCCGCGCTGGAGGCGGGGGTCGAGCTGATGCTCGAGGCCGATATGGCTGAATTGCGCCGCAAGTCCCTGGCGCTCGCGGACCTGTTCATGGAGCGCATGGAACCGCTCTGCGCTCGCTACGGCTTTACGCTGGTGAGCGAGCGCGAACCGGCGCTGCGCGGCAGTCAGGTCGCCTATGCCCATCCCAAGGGCTACCAGATCGTCCAGGCGCTCAAGCAATGCGACGTCATTGCGGATTTTCGCGCGCCCGATGTGCTGCGCTTCGGGCTGACGCCGCTGTACCTGCGCTACCGCGACATCGTCGAGACGGTCGAACGGCTCGAAAAGGTCTGCGCGACCGAGGCGTGGGCCAGGGCCGAATATCAAGTGCGCGCGGCGGTGACATGAGCGAGCCCTCCACGCCTTTCCTGCCCACGTCGAGAGTAGCGGCGGTACAGGCGGCGCCGGTTTTCCTCGATCCGGCCGCGACAGTCGACAAGGCCTGCTCGCTGATCGCAGAGGCGGCGGGACGCGGCGCGAAGCTTGTTGCCTTTCCCGAGGTGTTCGTCGCGGCCTACCCCTATTGGAACTGGCTCATGACGCCGATCGAGGGAGCCGAATGGCACGAACGCCTCTACCATTCTGCAATCCTCGCGGAAGGGCCCGAGGTCGCGGCGCTCTGCGCGGCAGCGCGCGATCACGATTGCACGGTGGTCATCGGGGTGAATGAGCGCGATCCCTTCAGCATCGGCACCGTCTACAACACGAATCTCGTCATTGGCGCCGATGGCAGCCTTCTCGGGCGCCATCGCAAGCTCGTTCCCACCTGGGCCGAGAAACTGAGCTGGGCGGGCGGCGATGGCAGCTCGATCCGCGTCTACGATACGCCCGTCGGGCGCCTCGGGACGCTTGCCTGCGGCGAGAACACCAATACGCTCGCACGCTTCGCGCTGTTGTCCCAGGGCGAGCTCGTGCATGTCGCCAATTACATCGCGCTGCCTGTGGCACCTGCTTCCTATGATATGGCCGAGGCGATCCGCATTCGCGCGACCGCGCACAGTTTCGAGGGCAAGATCTTCACCATCGTCGCCTGTTCGGCGGTGAGCGAGGAAATCATCGCAGCGATGTCGGAGGGGCGAGCCGGCAACCGCGAACTGCTTTCGCGCCCGAACAGCGCCTTTTCGGGCATTATCGGCCCCAACGGCCATGTGATCGGCGAGGCACTGATCGATGATGAAGGCATCGTCTATGCCGACATCGACCTTGGCGAGTGCG contains:
- a CDS encoding carbon-nitrogen hydrolase family protein — translated: MSEPSTPFLPTSRVAAVQAAPVFLDPAATVDKACSLIAEAAGRGAKLVAFPEVFVAAYPYWNWLMTPIEGAEWHERLYHSAILAEGPEVAALCAAARDHDCTVVIGVNERDPFSIGTVYNTNLVIGADGSLLGRHRKLVPTWAEKLSWAGGDGSSIRVYDTPVGRLGTLACGENTNTLARFALLSQGELVHVANYIALPVAPASYDMAEAIRIRATAHSFEGKIFTIVACSAVSEEIIAAMSEGRAGNRELLSRPNSAFSGIIGPNGHVIGEALIDDEGIVYADIDLGECVRPKLMHDIIGGYNRFDIFNLTVDRTPRASAYFNDEIPSPGSDEETPS